GAACCTCAGTTTAATCATTATCAATTCGTATCAGCAATTTTGGAAATTGCCTGTGAAAGGTTATTCATTAAAGAAATATATACCTTGAATAGTTTGGTATCTTCTTCAACTTTTTCTGCTCCAAGAAGGATATGGGGTGTTTATAACGAAAGTGGAATAAAAGAGAAAATGAAAGAATATGGACTATTAGATATGACATATGAAGGAACTCCGGCGACGAGCAGTTATCTTTTATATGAAGCCAAGAAAAAAAATCTTCCCGGAATGAGTCTCTGGTGTGAAATCCCTTTTTATCTTTCTTTGGTGGACGATTATCAATCCCAGAAGATGATTTTACAATTTTTAAGAAAAAGGTTTAATATTGATTTTGAATTTGATAAATTTGACCGTCTATCTGAAGAACAGGGGAAAAGATTATTTAATTTAAGAATGGTTGATAAAAAAATTGACCAATATCTGGGTTCGATAGAAATGAATATACCACTCACAGAGGAAGAGAGATTATATCTTACAAATAAAATTTATGAGGGATTACGATTTTAAAAATAAAAATTTTAAACTCATTATTTAAATTACATTGTAATGCAGGATTTATGCAAAATGACGAATATTTTCCTTGATTTGAATTTGGATTTATATATAATTTGTTTATGAAAACCTGTAGAGGCTGTGTCTCAATTCAAATTTTGCGGGTAGCCGCAACCTTTAGAGTGCGAAATCCTCTGAGATTTAGACATATTTATCCGCAGGCTAAAGCCTGCG
The DNA window shown above is from candidate division WOR-3 bacterium and carries:
- a CDS encoding PAC2 family protein gives rise to the protein MQRNDIIRWIREPELNNPVLFVIWERVPGKIGERIFNELNKKINGEVFCEITPAIFYTLNGVEIENDIAIIPNNGFYCGQRNDIVIFKGSEPQFNHYQFVSAILEIACERLFIKEIYTLNSLVSSSTFSAPRRIWGVYNESGIKEKMKEYGLLDMTYEGTPATSSYLLYEAKKKNLPGMSLWCEIPFYLSLVDDYQSQKMILQFLRKRFNIDFEFDKFDRLSEEQGKRLFNLRMVDKKIDQYLGSIEMNIPLTEEERLYLTNKIYEGLRF